The Pontiella desulfatans sequence AGGAAATGAAATACTCGATGAATGTAGTTCAGCTGGAACGGGATTTCTTGCAGAAGTATGCCGGAAATGGGAGGCGGTGAGTCTTCCTGCAAGGAAAGCCGGAATTAGAACCGTCAACATAAGAACGGGAATTGTCCTAAGCGAAAAGGGTGGAGCACTATCCAAAATGCTTCCTCCATTTAAAATTGGTGCGGGGGGAATTATTGGAAACGGTAAACAATTCATGAGTTGGATCAGCCTACATGATCTGGTTGAAGCGATAACCTTTCTAATTAACGACGATGAATCAGTAGGTGCCATTAATTTAGTTTCGCCCAAACCAATAACAAATCATGAATTCACGAAAACCTTGGGCCATGTACTTCATAGGCCAACCATAATGCCGTTGCCTGCATTTGCTGCAAAGATTATGTTCGGAGAAATGGCGGAAGCGCTATTGCTTTCCAGCACCAAAGTAATACCAAAAAAACTAATGGAGGCTGGTTTTAAGTACAAACATGAGGATTTGAGGGAAGCTTTAGAGGATATATTGAGATGAAACAAAATGATGCACTGGATAGAATCCATAAACAAATTTCGGAAAAAGAAAAGGGGTATCGCGCCAAGGCGCTAAAAATGTTTCCACATATCTGCGGCAGCTGTGCCCGCGAATTCGAAGGTCTGAAACTGAAAGAACTCACCGTCCACCACAAAGATCACAATCATCAAAACAATCCCCCTGATGGATCCAACTGGGAACTGCTTTGTGTATATTGCCACGACCATGAGCATGAAAAGCATAAGATGAAGGGTTTCGGCAATGGAACCGAAGAAGCTTTCAAGGGTGGGGGATTCAGTGCTTTTGAGGGGTTGGATGCCCTGTTTCCAACCAGTGGAAAGGATGAAGACAGCAAAGATTAGATGCGGGATCTGCCCAAAAGGGTGCGAACTCGAACATGGCGAAACCGGAGACTGTCAGGTTCGGACAAATATTGACGGATTAATTAGTAGTGTAACCTACAGTCGCCCCTGCTCAATGAACATCGACCCTGTTGAAAAAAAACCGCTATATCACTTTCTTCCAGGTTCACCGATTCTTTCCATTGGAACCGCCGGATGCAACCTCCATTGCAAGCAATGCCAGAACTGGCAGATTTCCCAATCCAATCCAACTTCGCCCAATACGACATCGCCCGGGGAAATCGTTAAGCTTGCGGTTCACAAAGTGTGTCCGTCGATAGCCTACACCTATGCAGAACCGCTCGTATCTTATGAATACACCCTGGATTGCTGTAAAGAGGCGGCCGACGCGGGAATTAAAAACGTACTGGTCACGGCTGCCTACATCAATCCCGACCCATTACGGAAGTTATGCGGATATATTGATGCTGCCAATGTTGACTTAAAGTCATTTTCGAATCGCTTCTACGAAGAGATTTGCGATGCCCGGTTAAAGCCGGTACTCAATGCACTGAAAATCATGCAAGATTCCGGCGTGTTCCTGGAAATCACCAATCTACTCATTCCAACCCTAAACGACTCTGAAGAGGAAACGAAACAGCTATGCGCTTGGATTGCCGAAAACCTAGGGATTGAAACCCCACTTCATTTTTCACGATTCTTTCCGCAAAACCAATTGCGTCACCTTCCTCCAACCCCGATGGAAACCATTATTCGTGCCAGGGAAATTGCCCTTGGAACTGGCCTGCAATTTGTATACGTCGGAAACATGCATGATGGGGAAGGGGAGTCCACCCGGTGTCCGGGCTGCGGCGTATGCCTTATTGAACGGTATGGTTACCGAATAGTAAAAAACGGGCTAGTGAATGGAGAATGCCCTGATTGCAAAACAGGCATACATGGAGTTTGGTGAACTCCCTTGCCTATTCACTCAATTAAAACTCATTTGACCGACTTAACGAATTCACCGAATTCATCGGGTGAAACATCATCCAGCGACATTCCACGCTTATCCAGTTCATCCTCTATTTTTCGGATAAGTTGCTGAATATACGCATGACTTTCATCGGATCCCATAAAAACATCATATTTTTCCCCTTTTGTGATCCGAACATGCCCATCCTCGGCATCGAACCCTACACCTAGCAGACGAATGATTTTCTTCTGGTTAGCCTTAGACATTTTTTTGATAAACCTGCTTGATCCAACAAGGGGAAATGGATACTTTCTGCCCTCATTCATTGCCGAATGGTGTAATTGGCAGCACAAGCGACTCTGACTCGCTTAGTCAAGGTTCGAGTCCTTGTTCGGCAACCATTTTCCCCAAACCACTGGATAAGTGGACTGCTGGTTAACTGGCAAGCTTCCCAACCACCATCCCACCATTCGGTTTTCCACGCGTTAACTCACGCGGATCGGCATGATCACGTAAAGGAACGGGACATTCGTCTTAATCACGCCGGGGCTGAGTTCGTCCGAGAGTTCCAGGAAGATTTCATCGCTATCAAGATGCTTCAGCGGCGCCATCAGGAAGGCCGGGTTAAATGCAATCGTGATATCCTTTCCAGAATATTTCACAGGAACCGCTTCACGCGATTCACCGATTTCCGGAGAGGAAGTCAAAAGTTCCATGCGGTTTTCAGTAATTTGAACCTTCACCGAGGCAGCCTGGTCATCAAGCATGAGCGAGACACGACGAACGGCGCTCAGCAGCATTTCGCGATCAATGGCAATCCGCTCTTCGCATTGGGAAGGAATAACCTGGCGATAATTCGGGTAGGTTCCGTCGATCAGCTTCGAAATAATAAAAATATTTCCGAATTCGAAGGCCACCTGCGTTGCGGAGGTCTTGATGATGGCTTCACCTTCATCGCCGAGTGTTTTGATTAACTCATTAACGGTCTTGGTGGGCACCACAATATCAACTTCTGCATCGTCTGGCATGTCGATTTCCTGCTCCACAAGAGCAAGGCGCCTACCATCCGTGCATACGGTTGTGAGCTTGTTGTCCCGGAATGCCATCAGGGAACCATTCAAAATCGCCCGGGATTCGTCCGTAGAGGCCGCGTAGGATGTTTTCTGAAGGATATCCTTCAGCGTGCCTTGAACGAGCGTATAGGAGAAACTCTCTTCGAATGTGGGCATAGGCGGAAAATCATCCCGGGAAAGCCCTTCGAGTTTGCATGTGTAGGAACCGGAGATGATCGTGGCCACATCTTCATTGCTCACGCCGATGTCAACCTGATGGCTGGGCAAGTCTCGGCAAATACTGAAGAACCGACGGGCCGGAAGGGTTGTTGCTCCATCCTCATCGATGTCAGCCTCGATACTGGTTCTAACACTGACCTCCATATCGGTTGTTGTGAGCGTCAGCTTCCCGTTGCCCGCTTCGAGCAGGACATTCGAAAGAATCGGTAGCGTGGTTCGTTGGCCAACGATCGACTGCACCTTTTGCAACGCTTCCAGAATTTGATCCTTCTCGATGCTGAACTTCATTAACAAGCCTCCTGTTATATAGATATACTCTATTTATAAATTCACTATTAGTATTAGTTGTGGATAACCGTTCAAAAACCTACCGATTTACCGTAACCCCGTCACCCGTAAAAGTTTGAAAAAATCAACAACCCTGTTAATAAGCTGGGCATAAAAACAGGTGTCTGTTCACAACCCCGAGTTGTTAATTCCATCATCAGAAACTCCACAGGTTATCAAGGATTCATTAACAGGCCGTAAGCGTAGGGGGAGTCCGCGCCCTCTGTCAAAATGAATACCTTTGCATAAGAAAAAAACCGTCCCAGTCGAGACGGTTCCCATTTGAAAATCAAATGCCATCCAACTCTACTGAACCGCTTTCACACAATTCTTGCTCACCTTATCCTTGAGAATAGAGATCGTTTGTTGCAATCCACGATCGGCCTTGGCCTTTTCAGAGACCTGTTCATGTGCATAAAGGATGGTTGCATGGTTACGGCTGAACTGCTCGCCAATCACAGGGAACGACTGCGTGGTCATGGTTCTGGAAAGATGCATGGCAATCTGCCGCGGCCAGGCAATATCCCTCGAGCGTCTCTTTCCGGTCAGGTCGGACTGGCGCAGGTCGAAGTGCTCGGCAACGGTGCGCTGGATAACATCGACGCTGATCGCGGCCTGGGATTCCTTATCGAGGAGATCGTGCAATAGTTCTTCCACCTTTTGAACGTCCACTTGCTGGTTGGTAAGCGACATGAATGTGGCGACGCGGATCAAAGCGCCTTCCAGACTGCGGATATTTGAAGAAACACGTTCCGCTAGGTAATCCAGCAAATCATGGCCGATGTTAAGGTTGAGTAGTTCGGCTTTCTTGCGAAGGATTGCCGTTCGGGTTTCCACATCGGGCTTGCCGAGTTCCGTAACCAACCCCCATTCGAAACGGGAAATGAGGCGGGGTGCCAATCCTGCCATTTCGCTTGGTGTGCGGTCGGAAGTCAGGACAATTTGCTTATGGCTTTCAAAAAGTGTGTTGAACGTGTGGAAGAATTCCTCCTGTATACGCGCTTTTCCATCGAGAAACTGGATGTCGTCGATCATCAGCATGTCGATTTTGCGGTATTTCTTCCTGAACGCTGCCACGTTATTGTTCTGAAGCGCATCGATGTATTCGTTCAGGAAGGTTTCGCATGTGGTGTAGCAAATCTTTGCCCGCGGTTTTTTGGTTGCGATATGGTTTCCGATCGCCTGCATCAGGTGGGTTTTTCCCAATCCGACACCGCCATAGATGAAAAGCGGGTTGTAGGTGCGCGAAGGCGAATTGGCCGCCGCCATGGCCGCAGCATGGGCAAACTGGTTCGCCGCTCCAACCACATAGGATTCAAATGTATAGTTGGGATTAAGGTTATGACTCGGTTTCTTGTTCCCAAAACCGAGCGTCGGAAGCGAAATCGGCGACGGAGCTTCCGGCTCCGGTTCCGGTTTAACGGAATCGAAACAACTGGAGTCCACTTCCAGCGAGATTTCCATCTCTTTCCCACTCACGACCATCACGGCTTTTCGGATCATGGGGAAATAGTTTTCCTCCAGCCAATCCTTGTAGAAATCGTTGGCAACCGCCAGACGCATGCGCTCGCCTTTGATTTCCATGCACTGGATCACAGCGATCCATCGGTCATAAATATCACCGGAGAGAATCCCTTTGAGCTGTTTGCAAGCCTCTTCCCAAATATTGCAGATATTCTTGTCCATGTTCCCTAAATTCTGTCCCCTTAACAGGTCTCCTGTACTTATTGACAAGTTATTAACAGCCAGTAAGTTCCCATTCCATAATGCGATGTTGAAAGGTAGTTAAAGCGGTTTGCATCCTCAAGGCATTAGAGATTCATTGAGGCATATTTTTTCAATACCACTAAATGTAGTTGCATACACAGGAACAGACACAAGATAGGCGTGTCCATGTTTAGGAAATGTTAAAACAAAAATGTACTGTTGGGGAATAGAACTGTTGTAACACAAGGAATTTGAGCAGGTTGTGCCCAAATGATTCAATTAACAGGACTCGTTTAGCGTTGAAGATTGGCCCCAAAGCCATGAATAGCCTGGTTGAAGTGGTAATCCTGCTGGGGTTCGCCATCGAAATTGGCGTCTCGACCGTGGATGCGGTGGACGGAATGTAGACGCGCCGGCGCAGGTTGGCGGCCCGTCTGAAAAAGATTGGGCTTTTGTAGGCAATAGCTGGCTGATACCTTTCGTTATACAGGCCGAACGACAAGTTCGGGAGATAACCTATGAAAAGCACACTATCAATTCTTGCCGCATGCGGTCTCGCCATCCCCGCGATGGCACAAACCAATGAATTTCGGAAAGAGCAGGGCGATCGCCAGCGCTCGGAATGGATGAGGGGCGAACAAGGAGGCCGTAAGGGTGAAGGTGAGTATGGCCATCTGGAGCGCTATCGTGAGATATCCCCCGAAGAAAAAGCCGAACGGCAGGAACGCCGGCTTCAGCTGATGGAAAAAACCCTTCAAGAAATTGGAATCAATGAAGAACAGAAAACCCGCATTCTTGAAGTTCAGAAAAAACTAAAAGAAGATTTGTCCGTAGCCCAGGTCAAAGCCGACCTGGTGCGCAAAAACCTTTCAGACCTTGAGAAAGCCGGCGCTTCCGAAGAAGAAATCTATGCCGCCATCGATGCCGTTTCGGACTCCCAGGCGGAGACGATGAAAATCCTGACCAGAAACCGGATGGCCATGGAGAGGATCCTTGGAAAGGAAAAATACAAGCAGTTCATGGATGCCGCCCGAAACCAGTATCGGAAACATGGTCGACGCGGTGGCGCCGGCATTCCGCCCCGTCCCGGCATTCCGCCCACACCCGGCGAAGGAAATCCAAATCAAGAGCCACCTCTGCCGGATACGGTGAAAGTTCCGCGAACTCCGCCACCACCTTCAATCTAGGGTAACCCCCGAAGGAACAATGAAGCCGCATTTCCATAGTGCGGCTTTTTTGTTAATGCCGATTTTATACCAATCCATGCGGTGAATATAAAAGACAGGTTACAGAACCTGTGTTTCCATTATATGTGGAGATATAGCTATGGGTAATAAGGGGAAACC is a genomic window containing:
- a CDS encoding TIGR01777 family oxidoreductase, giving the protein MKILLSGSHGLIGTQLMRSLHEKGHEVKALGRDFTKDMDFNDIDAVIHLAGESIAKGRWTTEKKKRIEESRVAGTTLLSQQIAESPHKPRVFITASAIGYYGERGNEILDECSSAGTGFLAEVCRKWEAVSLPARKAGIRTVNIRTGIVLSEKGGALSKMLPPFKIGAGGIIGNGKQFMSWISLHDLVEAITFLINDDESVGAINLVSPKPITNHEFTKTLGHVLHRPTIMPLPAFAAKIMFGEMAEALLLSSTKVIPKKLMEAGFKYKHEDLREALEDILR
- a CDS encoding YajD family HNH nuclease; translation: MKQNDALDRIHKQISEKEKGYRAKALKMFPHICGSCAREFEGLKLKELTVHHKDHNHQNNPPDGSNWELLCVYCHDHEHEKHKMKGFGNGTEEAFKGGGFSAFEGLDALFPTSGKDEDSKD
- the amrS gene encoding AmmeMemoRadiSam system radical SAM enzyme, which translates into the protein MKTAKIRCGICPKGCELEHGETGDCQVRTNIDGLISSVTYSRPCSMNIDPVEKKPLYHFLPGSPILSIGTAGCNLHCKQCQNWQISQSNPTSPNTTSPGEIVKLAVHKVCPSIAYTYAEPLVSYEYTLDCCKEAADAGIKNVLVTAAYINPDPLRKLCGYIDAANVDLKSFSNRFYEEICDARLKPVLNALKIMQDSGVFLEITNLLIPTLNDSEEETKQLCAWIAENLGIETPLHFSRFFPQNQLRHLPPTPMETIIRAREIALGTGLQFVYVGNMHDGEGESTRCPGCGVCLIERYGYRIVKNGLVNGECPDCKTGIHGVW
- the dnaN gene encoding DNA polymerase III subunit beta, producing the protein MKFSIEKDQILEALQKVQSIVGQRTTLPILSNVLLEAGNGKLTLTTTDMEVSVRTSIEADIDEDGATTLPARRFFSICRDLPSHQVDIGVSNEDVATIISGSYTCKLEGLSRDDFPPMPTFEESFSYTLVQGTLKDILQKTSYAASTDESRAILNGSLMAFRDNKLTTVCTDGRRLALVEQEIDMPDDAEVDIVVPTKTVNELIKTLGDEGEAIIKTSATQVAFEFGNIFIISKLIDGTYPNYRQVIPSQCEERIAIDREMLLSAVRRVSLMLDDQAASVKVQITENRMELLTSSPEIGESREAVPVKYSGKDITIAFNPAFLMAPLKHLDSDEIFLELSDELSPGVIKTNVPFLYVIMPIRVS
- the dnaA gene encoding chromosomal replication initiator protein DnaA — its product is MDKNICNIWEEACKQLKGILSGDIYDRWIAVIQCMEIKGERMRLAVANDFYKDWLEENYFPMIRKAVMVVSGKEMEISLEVDSSCFDSVKPEPEPEAPSPISLPTLGFGNKKPSHNLNPNYTFESYVVGAANQFAHAAAMAAANSPSRTYNPLFIYGGVGLGKTHLMQAIGNHIATKKPRAKICYTTCETFLNEYIDALQNNNVAAFRKKYRKIDMLMIDDIQFLDGKARIQEEFFHTFNTLFESHKQIVLTSDRTPSEMAGLAPRLISRFEWGLVTELGKPDVETRTAILRKKAELLNLNIGHDLLDYLAERVSSNIRSLEGALIRVATFMSLTNQQVDVQKVEELLHDLLDKESQAAISVDVIQRTVAEHFDLRQSDLTGKRRSRDIAWPRQIAMHLSRTMTTQSFPVIGEQFSRNHATILYAHEQVSEKAKADRGLQQTISILKDKVSKNCVKAVQ